The following coding sequences are from one Paenibacillus sp. JDR-2 window:
- a CDS encoding DUF2201 family putative metallopeptidase, with product MPKKTKIADPATKHVNEAIHFISDHPIFSPLSSRVRIIRQESSPYPETGWARVTLHGTIYLHPKRRGETSEWIYVLAHCLLHLGLGHFKVKHEKQHYWNAACDVYVARFLQDLKIGAPPADMETRFDLPVRDEQQLYSYFMERGLPPALNFVGTAGPSVSDMDYNDKESYPYHYSGKEPDWEAYLAKGLANAVTRAVSVAGGHLDSITSESASLTAAARAKRWFIDHYPLLGALAAGFKLIEDVQICQRLQISIAAINVIDQVIYMNPSAGLTDDETLFVMAHELLHAGLQHHERCMGRDHYLWNIACDYVINLWLVEMKIGEYPRVGLMLDPELKGLSAESIYDRMVADIRVYRKLATLRGNGLGDILDVGSPGFRDVREGQRLDDFCRNAMQQGLIYHEEQSRGYLPSGLVEEIRALGQPPIKWDVELARWFDRYFTPLEKKRTYSRVSRRQSSTPDIPRPQWVDSGSAEDGRTFGVILDTSGSMDKKLLAKCLGAIASYSAARDVPMARIIFCDAATYDAGYMSPDLIGDRVKVKGRGGTILQPAIDLLEHAEDFPKHGPILIITDGECDRLRVKRDHAYLLPKGKHLPFYPKGPVFRVD from the coding sequence ATGCCCAAAAAAACTAAAATAGCGGATCCGGCCACTAAACATGTAAACGAGGCTATTCATTTCATATCCGATCATCCGATTTTCTCGCCGCTCTCTTCCCGCGTCCGCATTATCCGTCAAGAAAGCTCCCCTTACCCGGAGACAGGTTGGGCTAGAGTTACTCTCCATGGAACGATCTACCTTCATCCCAAAAGACGCGGAGAAACCTCGGAGTGGATCTATGTGCTCGCCCATTGTCTTTTGCATCTTGGGCTGGGGCATTTCAAGGTCAAACACGAAAAACAGCATTACTGGAATGCAGCCTGCGATGTCTATGTGGCGCGTTTTCTTCAAGATTTGAAAATAGGAGCTCCGCCTGCCGACATGGAGACGCGATTTGATCTTCCGGTACGGGATGAGCAGCAGCTATACTCCTATTTCATGGAGCGCGGATTGCCTCCGGCGCTTAACTTCGTTGGCACAGCCGGCCCCTCTGTCAGCGATATGGATTATAACGATAAAGAATCCTATCCCTATCATTACTCCGGCAAGGAACCGGATTGGGAAGCTTATTTGGCCAAAGGTCTAGCCAACGCCGTGACGAGAGCGGTCAGCGTGGCGGGCGGACACCTGGATTCGATCACCTCGGAATCGGCTTCGCTTACCGCGGCGGCTAGAGCCAAGCGCTGGTTTATCGATCACTATCCGCTGCTTGGGGCGCTTGCCGCCGGATTTAAGCTTATTGAAGACGTACAGATTTGCCAGCGGCTCCAGATCTCGATTGCCGCGATTAACGTCATCGACCAAGTTATCTATATGAACCCTTCCGCCGGACTAACCGATGATGAAACGCTGTTCGTCATGGCGCATGAGCTTCTGCACGCCGGACTCCAGCATCATGAACGCTGTATGGGGCGCGACCATTATTTATGGAATATCGCCTGCGATTATGTTATTAATCTCTGGCTTGTCGAGATGAAGATCGGAGAATATCCGCGCGTAGGTTTAATGCTGGATCCTGAGCTGAAGGGGCTGAGCGCCGAATCGATCTATGACCGGATGGTCGCCGACATACGGGTCTACCGCAAACTAGCGACGCTGCGCGGAAACGGATTAGGCGATATTTTAGATGTCGGGTCGCCCGGATTCCGGGATGTCCGCGAAGGACAACGTCTCGATGATTTCTGCCGCAATGCGATGCAGCAAGGCCTGATCTATCACGAAGAACAGAGCCGCGGTTATCTTCCGTCCGGTCTGGTTGAAGAGATCCGCGCCTTAGGCCAGCCCCCGATCAAATGGGATGTTGAACTCGCCAGATGGTTTGACCGCTATTTCACGCCGCTCGAGAAGAAGCGGACCTACTCCCGCGTCTCGAGGCGCCAATCCTCTACGCCGGATATTCCAAGGCCGCAATGGGTCGACTCGGGCAGCGCCGAGGACGGGCGGACGTTTGGCGTTATTCTGGACACATCGGGATCCATGGATAAAAAGCTGCTTGCCAAATGCCTTGGCGCCATTGCCAGTTATTCCGCAGCCCGCGACGTGCCGATGGCCCGCATTATCTTTTGCGATGCCGCCACCTACGATGCCGGCTATATGTCCCCGGATCTTATCGGCGACCGAGTGAAGGTAAAAGGACGCGGAGGCACCATTCTGCAGCCGGCTATCGATCTGCTGGAGCATGCGGAGGATTTTCCGAAGCACGGTCCGATCCTGATCATCACCGACGGCGAATGCGACCGGCTGCGCGTTAAGCGGGATCATGCTTATCTGCTGCCGAAAGGCAAGCATCTGCCCTTTTATCCGAAAGGTCCTGTATTCCGGGTTGATTAA
- a CDS encoding MarR family winged helix-turn-helix transcriptional regulator, producing MNKDNHQETIQRLRESFTRFAKAEWRQRSVNGLNKSELRILFCIMMNTDVDNPKIRVSEISNKLLVTTPTVTQLLKKLIADGLVERTVDPDDRRSVGIELTPKGEQIAKEADEQLNQHLSGLVEHLGEEQTLMLSELLTKAYNYFNEKE from the coding sequence ATGAACAAAGACAACCATCAGGAGACCATCCAACGTTTGAGGGAATCGTTTACCCGTTTTGCGAAAGCCGAGTGGAGACAGAGGTCGGTTAACGGTCTTAATAAGAGCGAGCTTCGCATTTTGTTCTGCATCATGATGAATACCGATGTCGATAATCCTAAAATCAGAGTATCCGAAATCAGCAACAAGCTGCTTGTCACTACCCCAACCGTCACACAGCTTCTTAAGAAACTGATAGCCGACGGGCTTGTTGAACGTACCGTAGATCCGGATGACAGGCGTTCCGTGGGAATTGAGCTTACTCCTAAAGGAGAGCAGATTGCGAAGGAAGCGGACGAACAGTTGAACCAGCATCTCAGCGGCCTGGTCGAGCACCTGGGCGAGGAGCAGACATTAATGCTCTCCGAATTATTAACGAAAGCTTACAACTACTTTAACGAAAAAGAATGA
- a CDS encoding UDP-glucose dehydrogenase family protein, with product MVNVGVMGTGYVGLVHGAVLSSYGFRVTCMDVDEKKIERLNQGISPIYEPGLEELLQNGLRAGNLVFTASAQQVIQTSDVLFIAVGTPAKADGSADLTHVWDVVQQIGKHINGYKVIVSKSTMPVGTSRSIAMYLEGMLRGTPYRAHVASNPEFLRQGKAVSDSLSPSRVVIGTESDEAVQTLKKVYATHLEQDVPFLFTNWETAEMIKYASNSFLAVKISFINELALLSEKVGAKIQDIATGMGMDDRISPHFLQAGPGYGGSCFPKDTQAIVDVGRKNGEELYVVRAAIAANEKQKAKMVSKIEEALSFDGTLKGRTVAVWGLTFKPDTDDIRYTPSYEIIQGLLGRGASVKVYCPQGMKQAKLYWSDLNSRIQYCDSETECSQQADAIVLMTEWEQFRAANWEKIARGMRGNAFFDMRNMFAGDASVLQWFKYYPVGASEHGYPLREAQ from the coding sequence ATGGTTAACGTAGGAGTAATGGGTACGGGTTACGTTGGGCTTGTCCATGGTGCTGTACTATCCAGTTACGGTTTCCGGGTTACCTGCATGGACGTAGACGAAAAGAAAATCGAGCGTCTGAACCAGGGCATTTCTCCAATCTACGAGCCGGGGCTCGAAGAGCTGCTCCAAAACGGCCTTCGCGCCGGTAATCTCGTCTTTACGGCAAGCGCGCAGCAAGTCATTCAGACAAGCGACGTTCTGTTTATCGCAGTGGGAACGCCTGCCAAGGCAGACGGCAGCGCGGATCTTACGCATGTCTGGGATGTGGTGCAGCAGATCGGCAAACATATTAACGGTTATAAAGTGATTGTCAGCAAATCAACGATGCCGGTTGGAACAAGCAGAAGCATTGCCATGTATCTTGAGGGTATGCTGAGAGGCACCCCGTACCGGGCTCACGTCGCTTCTAATCCGGAATTCCTGAGACAAGGCAAGGCTGTCAGCGATTCGTTGTCTCCATCCCGGGTTGTGATCGGCACGGAGAGCGACGAGGCGGTGCAAACGCTGAAGAAGGTTTACGCTACTCATCTTGAGCAGGATGTCCCGTTTCTATTCACGAACTGGGAAACTGCCGAGATGATCAAATACGCTTCGAATTCGTTCCTGGCGGTCAAAATTTCGTTTATTAACGAATTGGCGCTGTTATCCGAAAAGGTAGGCGCAAAAATTCAGGATATTGCGACGGGCATGGGCATGGACGACAGGATTTCGCCGCATTTCCTGCAGGCAGGCCCCGGTTACGGAGGCAGCTGCTTCCCGAAAGATACGCAGGCAATCGTGGATGTCGGCAGGAAGAACGGCGAGGAGCTGTACGTCGTGCGTGCGGCTATAGCAGCCAATGAAAAGCAGAAGGCGAAGATGGTGAGCAAGATCGAAGAGGCGTTATCCTTTGACGGCACCTTGAAAGGAAGAACCGTTGCGGTGTGGGGGCTTACCTTCAAGCCGGATACGGATGACATCCGTTATACCCCGAGCTACGAGATTATTCAAGGACTGCTCGGCAGAGGAGCTTCCGTAAAGGTCTATTGCCCGCAAGGGATGAAGCAGGCGAAGCTTTATTGGAGCGACTTGAACAGCCGAATCCAATATTGCGACAGCGAGACGGAATGCTCGCAGCAGGCGGACGCGATTGTGCTGATGACCGAATGGGAGCAGTTCCGTGCTGCCAATTGGGAGAAAATCGCCCGCGGCATGCGAGGGAACGCGTTTTTTGATATGCGGAATATGTTTGCGGGGGACGCTTCCGTCCTTCAATGGTTCAAATACTACCCGGTGGGCGCAAGCGAGCACGGGTATCCATTGCGGGAGGCACAATGA
- a CDS encoding GNAT family N-acetyltransferase — protein MSQVRAIREHELQELLDLYRHLIPNDPELQAADVQELWSQIRQDRNMHYLVVEVSGRIAAACVLIIIPNLTRGARPYGLIENVVTHSDFRRKGYGTSVLREALAIAWKQNCYKVMLLTSSKEEGTLTFYEKAGFVKGIKTGFIAKP, from the coding sequence ATGAGCCAAGTTAGAGCTATTCGGGAACATGAACTGCAGGAGCTTCTGGATTTATACCGTCATTTGATTCCGAATGATCCGGAGCTTCAAGCGGCGGATGTACAAGAACTATGGAGTCAGATTCGGCAGGATCGCAACATGCATTATCTGGTTGTAGAAGTGAGCGGCCGGATAGCGGCAGCCTGCGTACTGATTATTATTCCGAATTTAACGAGAGGAGCAAGGCCGTACGGACTGATCGAAAACGTGGTTACCCATTCCGATTTCCGCAGAAAAGGTTACGGAACCAGCGTATTGCGGGAGGCGCTTGCTATCGCCTGGAAGCAGAATTGCTACAAAGTGATGCTGCTGACAAGCTCCAAAGAGGAGGGCACCCTTACTTTTTACGAAAAGGCCGGTTTTGTAAAGGGCATTAAAACGGGGTTTATCGCGAAGCCGTAA
- a CDS encoding Nif3-like dinuclear metal center hexameric protein — protein sequence MPITVQTIIDALRSSVPPIPDTVDVLMAGHPDTEVTGMAVSFMPTQQVIEKALAAGANFLITHEPLSYNHRHEEQLIGNDPVFAQKLKLIEESGIAIFRYHDYCHRKQPDIIMTGLLSALEWESRLAEMLPIAALLELPSMTVAEVAAHVKQKLGMPFLRITGDLSTPISRAGILVGYRGGASTAIPFMRDFNLDLLIVGEGPEWETPEYIRDASYQGRSKALLTLGHAESEEPGMRALSDELKLRYPEIPVEFFPIQPIFRIV from the coding sequence ATGCCGATAACGGTTCAGACTATAATAGATGCCTTACGATCGTCGGTTCCCCCGATTCCTGACACGGTGGATGTTCTGATGGCCGGCCATCCCGATACCGAAGTAACCGGAATGGCCGTGTCTTTCATGCCAACCCAGCAAGTGATTGAAAAAGCTCTCGCAGCGGGAGCTAATTTCCTTATTACGCATGAGCCCCTCTCCTACAACCATCGGCATGAGGAACAGCTGATCGGGAACGATCCGGTTTTCGCGCAAAAGCTGAAACTTATTGAAGAGAGCGGAATCGCGATCTTTCGGTACCATGATTACTGCCATCGGAAGCAGCCGGACATTATCATGACGGGCTTATTGTCCGCGTTGGAATGGGAATCACGCTTGGCGGAAATGCTGCCGATCGCCGCCCTTCTCGAGCTTCCGTCTATGACGGTCGCGGAGGTTGCCGCGCATGTGAAGCAAAAGCTTGGCATGCCCTTCCTCCGGATTACGGGCGATCTTTCCACTCCAATCAGCCGTGCGGGAATTCTGGTCGGTTACCGGGGAGGCGCTTCAACCGCTATTCCGTTTATGCGCGATTTTAACCTGGATCTGCTTATCGTTGGGGAAGGTCCGGAATGGGAAACGCCGGAATATATCCGGGATGCCTCGTATCAGGGCCGGTCAAAAGCATTGCTGACTCTGGGCCACGCGGAAAGCGAAGAGCCGGGCATGCGCGCGTTAAGCGATGAATTGAAGCTGCGGTATCCGGAAATCCCGGTGGAGTTTTTCCCGATTCAGCCGATTTTCCGGATCGTGTAG
- a CDS encoding nucleotidyltransferase family protein yields MRQLENEQDVKALVLEDEWMMKVLHTAGSMNLPDWWVCAGFVRSKVWDYLHGYPERFALPDVDLIYYDPSQTDEAAEKALEQKLRDVMPDVPWSVKNEARMHLVNEIEPYASAVDAMSKFPETVTALGLTLDEQNGVVLSAPHGIQDLLDFLVRPTPHFKQSPALMPIYEKRLLQKNWKSRWNKVDAALTQVYMVRHAHSVYRADDELYRPLSSQGEEAARRVADLLADERISAVITSPYKRALQTVEPLAARQGLVIQLEEGFRERLLADRPQDEFDYAIRKVWEEEAFSWPGGESNLVAQHRGIQALQSVLRRFQGDTIAIGTHGNLMALMIKAFKPEYGFAFWQRLSMPDIYKLSFNGLALTHIERIWTDSEKEVQ; encoded by the coding sequence TTGCGGCAGTTGGAGAATGAACAGGACGTTAAAGCTCTCGTGCTTGAAGACGAGTGGATGATGAAGGTGCTGCATACGGCGGGATCAATGAACCTGCCGGACTGGTGGGTATGCGCGGGTTTCGTAAGGTCGAAGGTGTGGGATTATCTGCATGGTTATCCGGAGCGGTTCGCGTTGCCGGATGTGGATCTGATTTATTATGATCCTTCCCAAACGGATGAAGCGGCAGAGAAAGCGCTCGAACAAAAGCTAAGAGACGTCATGCCGGATGTGCCTTGGTCGGTGAAAAACGAAGCGAGAATGCATCTGGTGAACGAAATTGAGCCGTACGCATCCGCCGTTGATGCCATGTCCAAGTTTCCGGAGACGGTTACCGCCTTAGGCCTGACCTTGGATGAGCAGAACGGCGTAGTGCTGTCGGCACCTCACGGAATTCAGGATTTGCTGGACTTCCTAGTCCGGCCTACACCGCATTTTAAGCAGTCGCCGGCTCTTATGCCGATTTACGAGAAGCGTCTTCTTCAGAAAAACTGGAAAAGCAGATGGAATAAGGTTGATGCTGCGCTTACTCAGGTTTACATGGTTCGGCATGCGCATTCCGTTTATAGGGCAGACGACGAGCTGTACCGGCCGTTGTCTTCTCAAGGAGAGGAAGCGGCGAGAAGAGTCGCCGATCTTCTGGCGGACGAGCGCATTTCGGCGGTCATCACCAGTCCGTACAAGCGGGCGCTTCAAACGGTTGAGCCGTTAGCGGCACGACAGGGTCTTGTTATCCAATTGGAGGAAGGCTTCCGGGAGCGGTTATTAGCGGACCGGCCGCAGGATGAATTTGATTATGCCATCCGGAAGGTATGGGAAGAGGAAGCCTTCTCCTGGCCGGGAGGGGAATCCAATCTTGTCGCTCAGCATAGAGGAATACAGGCTCTACAGAGCGTGCTCCGGCGTTTTCAGGGAGATACAATCGCTATCGGGACGCATGGCAACCTTATGGCATTAATGATTAAGGCCTTTAAGCCGGAATACGGTTTTGCATTCTGGCAGCGGCTGAGCATGCCGGATATATATAAGCTTAGCTTTAATGGCCTTGCGCTCACGCATATCGAACGGATTTGGACAGACTCCGAGAAAGAGGTCCAGTAA
- a CDS encoding Crp/Fnr family transcriptional regulator, whose protein sequence is MILHKGETLFLQGQSGPLFHLRSGLLKIVRVHPDGSQILVNIIVPDEIIPHHSLISPNPYFGTSIAIVTCEVDILPAAAWYEELELHPDRYRSIGLQLQDKLRMMQQRIDQLTAIAPADKLRKLEAWFDQYISPEKLTDVLTQDEIGQFIGLRRETINRLLRAKKES, encoded by the coding sequence ATGATTTTGCATAAAGGCGAAACTTTATTTCTGCAGGGCCAGTCGGGACCGCTCTTTCATCTGCGCAGCGGACTGCTCAAAATTGTGCGCGTTCACCCTGACGGCTCGCAGATTCTGGTCAATATTATCGTGCCGGACGAAATCATCCCGCATCATTCTCTCATAAGTCCGAACCCTTACTTCGGTACGTCTATCGCAATCGTCACATGCGAAGTGGATATTCTTCCCGCCGCCGCCTGGTATGAGGAGCTTGAGCTGCATCCCGACCGGTATCGTTCAATCGGGCTGCAGCTGCAGGACAAGCTTCGCATGATGCAGCAGCGGATCGATCAGTTGACCGCGATTGCGCCGGCGGACAAGCTGCGGAAGCTTGAAGCTTGGTTCGATCAATACATCTCACCGGAGAAGCTGACCGATGTCCTGACCCAGGACGAGATCGGGCAATTTATCGGTCTGCGCCGGGAGACGATCAACCGGCTGCTGCGGGCCAAGAAGGAAAGCTGA
- the hmpA gene encoding NO-inducible flavohemoprotein, which yields MLNEKTIAIIKSTVPVLEVHGTAITKRFYQLLFTSHPELMNVFNHANQRQGKQQTALANTVYAAALYIDKLETILPAVKQIAHKHRSLGITADQYPIVGQNLLQAIKEVLGDAATEEILNAWAEAYGVIANVFISVEAEMYKEAEEQQGGWAGYRAFRIQRKVQESNVITSFYLVPEDGGAIATFEPGQYVSVKMSIPNQKNTHIRQYSLSDAPGKPYYRISVKREDSQQDKDAGVVSVYLHEQVKEGDVLWLSAPAGDFTLDLKDTRPVVLISGGVGLTPMVSMLNTLVDANTDRPITFIHAAQNGRFHALKQQVEEKVDQAAQAKAYWCYAQPTEQDTGSYHKEGYVDLPWLQEIIPSKDAAFYFCGPTPFMAHINRQLLEWGVPAEDIHYEFFGPKGSLDEAEKEAVAK from the coding sequence ATGCTGAATGAAAAAACGATAGCCATTATTAAATCGACTGTACCGGTGCTTGAGGTTCACGGGACGGCCATTACAAAAAGGTTCTATCAATTATTGTTTACCAGTCATCCCGAGCTTATGAATGTATTTAACCATGCCAACCAAAGACAGGGCAAACAGCAGACCGCGCTTGCGAATACCGTTTATGCCGCTGCCCTGTATATCGATAAACTTGAAACCATCCTGCCGGCTGTGAAGCAGATCGCTCACAAACATCGCAGCCTTGGCATTACGGCAGACCAATATCCGATTGTCGGCCAAAATCTGCTGCAGGCTATTAAAGAGGTGCTTGGCGATGCCGCAACCGAAGAGATTCTGAATGCATGGGCCGAGGCATACGGCGTTATCGCGAATGTATTTATCAGCGTCGAAGCGGAGATGTACAAGGAAGCCGAAGAGCAGCAGGGAGGCTGGGCGGGTTACCGCGCATTCCGCATCCAGCGCAAGGTTCAGGAGAGCAATGTCATTACCTCCTTCTACCTGGTGCCGGAGGATGGCGGAGCGATTGCAACGTTTGAACCGGGGCAATACGTGAGCGTGAAGATGAGCATTCCGAATCAGAAGAACACTCATATCCGCCAATACAGTCTGTCGGATGCGCCTGGCAAGCCGTACTACCGGATCTCGGTCAAAAGAGAGGATTCGCAGCAAGACAAGGATGCCGGCGTTGTCTCGGTTTACCTGCATGAGCAGGTGAAGGAAGGCGATGTGCTCTGGCTGTCCGCACCGGCCGGAGATTTCACGCTTGATCTGAAGGATACGCGCCCAGTGGTGCTGATCAGCGGCGGAGTTGGCTTGACGCCGATGGTCAGCATGCTGAATACGCTTGTAGATGCAAACACAGACCGTCCAATTACATTTATTCATGCGGCTCAAAACGGGCGGTTCCATGCCCTTAAGCAGCAGGTAGAAGAGAAGGTCGATCAGGCAGCGCAAGCAAAAGCATACTGGTGCTATGCGCAGCCAACAGAGCAGGATACAGGATCGTACCACAAAGAAGGTTATGTGGATCTTCCATGGCTGCAGGAGATTATTCCGTCCAAGGATGCCGCGTTCTACTTCTGCGGACCAACGCCGTTTATGGCTCATATCAACCGCCAGCTTCTCGAATGGGGAGTTCCTGCGGAAGATATTCATTACGAATTCTTTGGACCAAAAGGCAGCCTGGACGAGGCGGAAAAAGAAGCGGTAGCCAAGTAA
- a CDS encoding YdeI/OmpD-associated family protein translates to MSKIELPILHFPDQPAFEQWLAEQYDQSSGIWLQIAKKNASRASVTYHEALDISLCYGWIDSHKRKHDDESWIQRFSPRGPKSIWSQINKDKAEALIAAGKMQPSGLKAIEIAKQNGLWDKAYESQSNAAIPEDFALELARNEKAGQFFETLDKQNRYAILFRIHNVKKQETRVKKIQQFIEMLEKGEKIYPGKKEGK, encoded by the coding sequence ATGAGCAAAATAGAGCTGCCTATTCTCCACTTCCCGGATCAGCCGGCTTTCGAGCAATGGCTTGCCGAGCAATACGACCAATCATCCGGCATCTGGCTGCAGATTGCGAAAAAAAATGCGTCCCGCGCCTCAGTCACCTACCATGAAGCGTTGGACATCTCTCTATGCTACGGCTGGATCGACAGCCATAAAAGAAAGCATGACGATGAAAGCTGGATTCAGCGTTTTTCGCCAAGAGGACCAAAAAGCATCTGGTCGCAGATTAATAAAGATAAAGCCGAAGCGCTTATCGCCGCGGGCAAAATGCAGCCAAGCGGCCTTAAGGCCATCGAAATAGCCAAGCAGAACGGATTATGGGACAAAGCGTACGAATCGCAGTCTAACGCTGCCATTCCGGAAGATTTCGCCCTTGAGCTGGCGCGAAACGAGAAGGCTGGGCAGTTTTTTGAGACGTTGGACAAGCAGAACAGGTACGCGATTTTGTTCCGCATTCACAATGTCAAAAAGCAGGAGACGCGGGTGAAGAAGATTCAGCAATTTATAGAGATGCTGGAGAAAGGCGAAAAAATTTATCCCGGCAAAAAGGAAGGAAAGTAA
- a CDS encoding AAA family ATPase produces MNIASPVTATQLMDVLLNVSVIRPVFIWGAPGIGKSSLVEKFAKQVGLPCVSLLGSQLAPEDIIGVPQIRDGKSQFCPPAMIARDEPYCLFLDELNACSQEVQKAFYSLIHERRIGDYRLPAGSIVIGAGNRAQDSAIVKPMSSALINRMFHIQLNVSFKDWIGWAYEASLHPTVIEYLETRPDHLWSAPPKSEETFSTPRSWHMLSDALHEFGDAITPELVGILANGALTPAHAVQFKAFYKNRSSKYQLNQIIEGKVGFPADPEDRDVLYFLAQAFRSQIVKELPALKEQIREPHRQFAHNAKKLIKDLSMISFEIAQMVVAKHEQEDNIPDWLMVEIVRDLPRLAVKDR; encoded by the coding sequence ATGAATATTGCCTCACCCGTAACTGCAACGCAGTTGATGGATGTTTTGCTTAATGTCTCCGTTATCCGCCCTGTCTTTATCTGGGGAGCACCCGGTATCGGAAAATCCTCGCTTGTCGAAAAATTCGCAAAGCAAGTTGGCCTCCCTTGCGTATCCCTTCTTGGTTCCCAGCTTGCACCTGAAGATATTATCGGCGTTCCTCAAATCAGAGACGGCAAAAGCCAATTCTGTCCTCCGGCCATGATTGCCCGCGATGAACCCTATTGCTTGTTCCTCGATGAACTTAACGCTTGCTCGCAGGAAGTACAAAAAGCCTTCTACAGTCTGATCCACGAGCGCCGGATTGGAGACTACCGCCTGCCCGCAGGCTCGATCGTCATCGGTGCCGGCAACCGCGCCCAGGACAGCGCAATCGTCAAACCGATGAGCTCCGCCCTGATTAACCGGATGTTCCATATTCAGTTAAATGTCTCGTTCAAAGATTGGATCGGCTGGGCTTATGAAGCATCCCTGCATCCAACCGTGATCGAGTACTTGGAGACTAGACCCGATCATCTATGGAGCGCTCCGCCCAAGAGCGAAGAGACCTTCTCGACGCCACGCTCCTGGCATATGCTCTCGGATGCGCTGCATGAATTCGGAGATGCCATTACGCCGGAGCTTGTCGGCATTCTGGCAAACGGAGCGCTTACTCCCGCGCACGCCGTCCAGTTTAAAGCCTTTTACAAAAACCGGAGCAGCAAATATCAGCTCAATCAGATTATAGAAGGAAAAGTAGGGTTCCCTGCTGATCCGGAGGACCGCGATGTTCTCTATTTCCTCGCCCAGGCATTCCGCTCCCAGATCGTCAAAGAGCTGCCGGCTCTTAAGGAACAAATTCGAGAGCCTCATCGTCAATTTGCGCATAATGCCAAGAAGCTGATCAAGGATTTGAGCATGATCTCGTTTGAAATTGCCCAAATGGTCGTAGCAAAGCATGAGCAGGAGGACAATATTCCGGATTGGCTGATGGTTGAGATCGTTCGCGACTTGCCTAGACTTGCCGTGAAAGACCGGTGA
- a CDS encoding GDP-mannose 4,6-dehydratase yields MKTYCVTGGAGFIGSHLCEQLLAQGHRVVNIDNFNDVYDYKTKIRNILNSTRSEFSFPCSGDKDGDLAKLQAVVESDDYRLVVADIRSMDELEAVFASERIDAVIHLAAMAGVRPSIEDPLLYEDVNVKGTLHILEVMRKHGVRKWLCASSSSVYGNNRKVPFSEEDVVDYSISPYAATKKACEVLGHTYHHLHHIDTIMLRFFTVYGERQRPDLAIHKFAGMLDKDEELTMYGDGSSRRDYTYIGDIIAGILGALSYVERMENLYEVVNLGTNRTITLRDLITSLEQEFGKRALIRTLPNQPGDVEQTYADVSKANQLFGYHPQTDFAEGIHKFVTWYRGNRHG; encoded by the coding sequence ATGAAGACGTATTGCGTAACCGGGGGAGCGGGTTTTATCGGCTCCCATCTTTGCGAGCAACTGCTGGCTCAAGGCCATCGTGTCGTCAATATCGATAATTTCAACGACGTCTACGACTATAAAACCAAAATCAGGAATATCCTGAATAGTACAAGGTCGGAATTTTCTTTTCCCTGTTCAGGGGATAAGGATGGCGATTTGGCTAAGCTTCAGGCAGTTGTCGAATCGGATGATTACCGGCTGGTTGTGGCGGATATCCGCAGCATGGACGAGCTTGAAGCCGTATTTGCCAGCGAGAGGATCGACGCAGTTATCCACCTGGCGGCAATGGCCGGGGTTCGGCCGTCGATTGAGGATCCGCTTCTGTACGAGGATGTGAACGTGAAGGGAACTCTTCATATCCTGGAGGTGATGCGTAAGCATGGCGTGCGCAAATGGCTTTGCGCCTCTTCTTCGTCCGTGTACGGGAATAACAGGAAGGTGCCTTTTTCCGAGGAAGATGTCGTGGATTACAGTATTTCGCCTTATGCGGCGACCAAGAAAGCCTGCGAGGTGCTTGGACATACGTACCATCATCTTCATCATATCGATACGATTATGCTGCGCTTTTTCACGGTTTACGGAGAGCGGCAGCGGCCTGATCTTGCGATCCACAAATTCGCGGGGATGCTGGACAAGGACGAAGAGCTGACGATGTACGGCGATGGCTCCTCGAGGCGGGACTACACGTATATCGGCGATATTATCGCGGGCATTCTTGGCGCCTTGTCGTATGTGGAACGGATGGAAAACCTCTATGAGGTTGTGAATCTGGGCACGAACCGAACCATCACGCTCCGGGATTTGATTACAAGCTTGGAACAGGAGTTCGGCAAAAGAGCCCTTATTCGTACATTGCCCAACCAGCCGGGAGATGTGGAGCAGACCTATGCCGACGTATCCAAGGCGAATCAGCTGTTCGGCTACCACCCGCAGACCGATTTTGCTGAAGGAATACACAAGTTTGTTACATGGTACAGGGGGAATAGACATGGTTAA